In bacterium, a single window of DNA contains:
- a CDS encoding HAD-IIA family hydrolase, with protein sequence MGKNIVNYSSEKRFAKIQSLKDKEVFFIDLDGTVYIGNKIVDGAVDFVNQLYENGKLYFFISNNSSKSKEDYVKKIRRYGINVKEKQIILSTDGLIDFLKSNEIKNVFTIGTESFKKEIKDNEINPESKNPEFVVLGYDTELTYKKLVKGIYYVNNGVEYIATHCDIVCPTENGPVPDVGTLIETFKLTTKKGPFKIFGKPNKEMIEFKIKELKVDINKVVLIGDRLYTDGVLAKNIGVTYILPLSGETNREMLESSNVLPDLIVEKLGDLVKYV encoded by the coding sequence ATGGGAAAGAATATTGTTAATTATTCAAGTGAAAAAAGATTTGCTAAAATTCAGTCATTAAAAGATAAAGAAGTATTTTTTATTGATTTAGATGGCACAGTTTATATAGGAAATAAAATTGTTGATGGAGCAGTAGATTTTGTAAATCAACTTTATGAAAATGGGAAATTATATTTTTTTATTTCTAATAATTCTTCTAAATCAAAAGAGGACTATGTAAAAAAAATAAGAAGATATGGTATAAATGTTAAAGAAAAGCAAATAATTCTTTCAACTGATGGGTTAATTGATTTTTTAAAAAGTAATGAAATTAAAAATGTTTTTACAATAGGAACAGAGTCATTTAAAAAAGAAATTAAAGATAATGAAATTAATCCGGAGTCAAAAAATCCTGAATTTGTAGTTTTAGGTTATGATACAGAACTTACATATAAAAAATTGGTCAAAGGAATATATTATGTAAATAATGGAGTTGAGTACATAGCCACTCATTGTGATATTGTTTGTCCTACAGAAAATGGGCCAGTTCCTGATGTAGGAACATTAATTGAAACATTTAAACTCACAACAAAAAAGGGCCCATTTAAGATATTTGGGAAACCAAATAAAGAAATGATAGAATTTAAGATAAAAGAATTAAAAGTTGATATAAATAAAGTTGTATTGATTGGAGACAGGTTATATACTGATGGAGTACTTGCAAAGAATATAGGAGTAACATATATTTTGCCACTTTCAGGTGAAACAAATAGAGAAATGCTTGAAAGTTCTAATGTATTACCAGATTTAATTGTAGAAAAATTAGGTGATTTAGTAAAATATGTTTAA